The proteins below come from a single Acaryochloris sp. CCMEE 5410 genomic window:
- a CDS encoding sugar transferase — protein sequence MAPSSVHHQIQIVLKWVIDRTVALLALILLTPVLGMIAIAICIKMGWPPWFTQPRPGKNGQIFTFYKFRTMTNQLDGNGQLLPDEQRLTPFGQFIRKTSLDELPQLWNVLLGHMSLVGPRPLIVEYLDRYTPEQNRRHEVLPGITGLAQINGRNAISWESKFAMDVWYIDHWSLWLDCKILALTVWKVLKRDGINQEGFATSEEFMGTLDP from the coding sequence ATGGCTCCTTCCTCTGTCCACCACCAAATTCAGATTGTGTTGAAGTGGGTGATTGATCGCACCGTTGCTTTGTTGGCGCTAATTCTGCTAACTCCGGTGTTGGGGATGATTGCGATCGCAATCTGTATCAAGATGGGTTGGCCCCCCTGGTTTACCCAACCTCGCCCGGGTAAAAATGGCCAAATTTTTACCTTCTATAAATTCCGGACCATGACCAATCAGCTGGATGGCAATGGCCAACTCCTGCCAGATGAACAGCGGTTGACGCCCTTTGGCCAGTTTATTCGTAAAACCAGCTTGGACGAGCTGCCTCAATTATGGAATGTGCTCCTCGGTCATATGAGTCTTGTGGGACCTCGCCCATTGATTGTCGAGTATCTTGATCGCTATACTCCAGAACAAAATCGCCGCCATGAAGTATTGCCGGGGATCACAGGGCTAGCCCAAATTAACGGCCGCAACGCCATTAGTTGGGAATCTAAATTCGCAATGGATGTTTGGTACATTGACCACTGGTCCCTATGGCTGGACTGCAAAATCCTGGCCCTGACCGTGTGGAAAGTTCTGAAGCGAGATGGCATTAACCAAGAGGGCTTTGCGACTTCAGAAGAGTTTATGGGGACCCTAGATCCATGA
- a CDS encoding sensor histidine kinase — translation MSRLFRSNHPFHLLLYLEWILLGVALLTLFVPFPRHHFLLPHITPRGGLRFPLGIFLSILALAGLGLKLPIHQSQKVKALYTCLGFLLCWTTVFMGGRFRDFFTPMLLIVVIRACLLFPWRQRLIVASVAYGSFLVRLMTGVQRIRPFPRAGPPPPWRGRGLSQDLLASLQLRSALLFGLVLVFVLLMVGALLTEHQSRTELAAANQRLRQYALMIENQATLQERNRIAREMHDSVGHSLTAQSIQLENVDVWMATDRAKASDHLAKARSLGKEALQNVRHTVATLRNNPLQGQSLSQALSNLTQEFERTTSIQVQFATHLETPVPREMAAALYRLVQEALTNVSKHSEATQVTIELTEQEMELFLNISDNGKGFLPEKNTTGFGLQGMQERTVALGGLFELQSQPQTGCHIQITIPRLGEA, via the coding sequence ATGTCTCGGCTGTTTCGTTCCAACCATCCATTTCACTTACTGCTGTATTTGGAATGGATTTTGTTGGGAGTTGCCCTATTAACGTTGTTTGTACCTTTTCCTCGCCACCATTTTCTACTGCCCCACATTACGCCACGGGGAGGATTGAGGTTTCCCTTGGGCATCTTCCTAAGTATTCTGGCATTAGCGGGTTTAGGCCTTAAACTCCCCATCCATCAATCTCAAAAGGTGAAAGCGCTGTATACCTGTTTGGGCTTTCTTCTTTGTTGGACAACAGTGTTTATGGGAGGGCGGTTTCGTGACTTTTTCACCCCGATGCTCTTAATAGTGGTGATTCGAGCCTGCTTACTGTTCCCTTGGCGGCAGCGGTTGATAGTAGCCTCCGTCGCTTATGGTTCTTTTCTCGTCCGCTTAATGACAGGGGTACAGCGGATCCGCCCATTCCCCAGGGCAGGGCCACCCCCACCTTGGCGGGGGAGAGGACTGTCCCAAGACTTACTGGCAAGCTTGCAATTGAGAAGTGCACTTTTATTTGGGTTAGTCTTGGTCTTTGTCTTGTTGATGGTGGGGGCGCTTTTGACGGAACACCAGAGTCGGACAGAATTAGCTGCGGCCAACCAACGCCTACGGCAATATGCCCTAATGATTGAAAATCAAGCCACTCTGCAGGAGCGAAATCGAATTGCCCGAGAAATGCATGATTCCGTTGGTCATTCCCTCACGGCTCAAAGTATTCAGCTGGAGAATGTGGACGTATGGATGGCCACTGATCGGGCCAAAGCTTCAGATCACTTGGCGAAAGCGCGATCTTTGGGAAAAGAGGCTCTTCAAAATGTCCGCCATACCGTTGCCACCTTGCGGAATAATCCCCTTCAAGGCCAGTCCTTGTCCCAAGCACTATCCAATCTGACCCAAGAATTTGAACGAACCACATCGATTCAGGTCCAATTCGCTACCCACCTTGAGACGCCAGTCCCTAGAGAAATGGCTGCGGCCCTCTATCGTTTAGTACAAGAAGCCCTCACCAATGTTTCAAAACACAGCGAAGCGACCCAAGTTACGATTGAGCTAACGGAGCAAGAAATGGAACTGTTCCTCAACATTTCTGACAATGGCAAAGGGTTTCTACCCGAGAAAAATACCACCGGCTTTGGTCTCCAAGGGATGCAGGAACGGACAGTCGCCTTGGGTGGCCTATTCGAACTCCAAAGCCAACCTCAAACAGGCTGCCATATTCAGATCACAATTCCTCGATTAGGAGAAGCGTAA